The following nucleotide sequence is from Solanum dulcamara chromosome 7, daSolDulc1.2, whole genome shotgun sequence.
TTGTAGGGACAAAACattcatataacatatatatagagaggAAGGAGGTAATGATAATGGATCTGAGAAGGATATAAGCCTTAATTAGACTCAAGAATTACATGTAGAGTTAGTTTATATGATCAAATTGTGTTCTCCTTATATAATGTTTCAGCAATTTTCACTCACGAACTATTGTGTAGCGAAAGCTTTCACCCAAACCCCTTTGGCAATAAATTACgttattgtatatataaggACACACAAATTGAAATGACCAAACCATGTGATTTTTATACCGTGAGTCTGTGACTTATTTAATCAGTATGAACAAAGGTAAAAGAGATAACGAATATAGAATGAAATCGCAATAACATGTAATAAGCATGAGGTCCATTGTTGATGGCTGACAACGTCACCGGATAAAACTTGATGTTATTAATATAATGATTTAGAACAACAAATCGTAGAACACAAGAgcttaagaatttcaaaaaaaaagaagagtatATTGTTTAGTGGGTATAATAATATTCGATGATCTTTCACAAGTAAAATGGAAGACTATTTATACACGGTTACGATAAATCATAGGGAGCACTAGTCGTGAATCTCATTCTCATAAGTTTATTATTTGCATGTTTACTTCAGTTACGTAATGACTAACGGAGATCTCAGGCTTTTTTACAACGACTAGATTCTTGACCCTATTTTGATCGATGGCATCCTGGTACCTAGTCCCATACTTTCTAAGCCAGGAAGGCTTTGATTTGTCTATATGACACTGCCCTTGATTGTATTGACTCCGAATCTTTCACGGATAGGGTTATCCTTTCCAATCATAGATTGAGCCAGGAGTGGCCAAGAGGTTCATCCAAAGTTTCTTCggcaaaaattaaaattacactatttatatgtggttaaatttttcttttgtagtAAAGTTGAATAACCTTtgacttttttgtgtgtttattcttcatcttttgaatcttttttgtaaaaatctTGATTCCGCCATTATTTTCAATAACTTTTTGAGGATAGTATTTGATGTTATCCCTGTCGAGTCACTCTCGAGCTATTTTTCTTGTCACATATCACTTCCTAATTCATCCATATGGCATGCCCAATATATTTTTACCCTAAAAGCCTTCTTTTTATCTATAAATCTAATTTTTTGAGGATAGAATTATTCATACGTCTATGGTAATAGAGTAGTAATTACGGTAAAATAATGCAATTTTCCTCTTTTGCTTTAATCACGAATGTAGGTAAGCTATTTCACGATACGGCCATGACTGAATTAGTGCTAGAAATATTAGACTACGTATAGGACTTTGTGATGAGTACAATAATTTAAAGATGAGAAACAGAAGTACAATTAATGACAGCAATAGATAGATGTTTTTATTACGTTTCAACTCTTATGAATTGTCATATTTACATAACTACTGACTTGAATCATCATATCCTCAGAGTTTGCATCACTGATTCACGGAAGAAAGAGCCATTCAACGGAAGACCAAAAAAAGCAACTGACATTTTCATTATAATTTGGGGTTGTCGTGCATGTTTGAGGAAAATTTAACACAAAcaagtaacaacaacaataatacaaTCATCTTCATACCATACAGCAAGGTCAGTTCCACTATAATGCCACTAAAACAATAGCTTAGAATCTCGGTTTTTTAGGCCTTcactttttcttaatatatatgtatatatagttatAAAAGTTCTCatattaaatttgaaaagaaatagTTGGGtagataatataataattttttaccttATTTAATATAAGGATCGATATAATAATTGAGAAATGTAATAGTTTTTAGGTAATTGTAGTATCTTTTCTTATACGATTACCTATTTGTTGTCTCATTTATATACTAACAGATTTCATGAACCCCGTATTATTCCTACATTTacctttttcattatttttattatctttgTATTGAATATTCAAAAGTCTCTCAACTGGTGATCAAACTTTCTgcattatgaaaaaattattgttgtctGTTTATAAAAAGATTAATTGGTGtcttcttttcaaatttcaaacacACAATAAGTCAATATTATTTCAATATCATTATATCAACTTATTAAATTCAACGCAACACTATTTCGATATCATTATATTaactttccaaatttttgaGTCAAGTTCTATTattctaattttatattatatttttaattaaagatttcTTTTCTTTACCTTCTTACTTCATAAGATTTGCGTATATCCTACTCTCTCTAAATCTCACTATTAAAATTATACTAATTACATTCATGTTATTCAGTTTATATTGTATcaattagaagaagaaaaataacacCTCAAGTTTGATTTTATGCTCCAATCATGTTGAGATAGCCCATGTCACAAATAGGTTGTGTGGAGCACATGATGTATGCACCTTATCCTTATTCTTACAGGGTATGAGTATATGGTTTTTTCGATAAACTCTCAATTTTAAGATAAAAAGATTTTGATACaaaattacaagaaaaatataataacaaaaataataagacaaagcaaataaaataataaatagtgATACAcattgaaaaattaaagaatacgTGACTAATAATACTACTAATACTGAGAAGAAGAGACGAGGAGGCCTAACCCTCTTAACTCTCCTACAAAATATGTGACAATACTCGATTATAGCTACTAGCATTCTATTTTAATACACAATCTACATTGCTTTTTATGTAAGATAATGTCCTCAATAAGCTAAattatgtcatattttatataatCACTTTCtccctaatatttttttagactATTTTCTATCTCTTCAAACTCATGCTATGGTCAAACAAGTACACTCCATTTATAATGATACTCTGTTCCTATTGTTCTAATAGCATTATCCATTTTGGTTTCTTATATGTGTGCTCGATATTTATATTAGGGtccaattaaattttattttcatcgAAAAGTCTCATATTGAAGTAAAACGCTCCTTAACAGGCGACTATCAAACAATACTCAAACTCGAGATCATTGATTAAGAACGTAAAAATACTTATCGTTCCCAATAATGGCTTATTAATTCTCATTATCtacttaattatttaatatcttaaaacataaatttcatttttttctaaaacagTGAGTTGTCTATATATAAAAGCAACCAGCAAACTTAATAGACCCCACTTCACCCCAAAGCTTTGATAAGACCAGTCAAATGCATGGGAATGagctagaaaaataaataaataaaaacatttcAATTTTtagctaaaataaaataatgtccTATCTCTCTCTTCATCTTTATATAAACCTGACCCTTTGAGATTTTCTCAGACCCATTCTTGACTTACTACCTCTGTTTTCATTGAGAATTCCAAAGCAAATCATAAACTAAAAAAGATGTCTGCTTTTTCATCACACCAATTACAATACAATAACCCTTTTGTTCTTGATTCAGTATTTTTGCCAAGTTCTCCTATTAAGATGTCTGGCCTTTTTGAGGAACCAAACAATCCTTGTATAGTACAGAATTGTTTTCCTCAATTTTACCAACAACAATTCCCTGCCAATAATGTAATTGTTCATGAAAATAGCTTTTGCCTTCACCAAACCACAAATGTTAGCCATGATGAGCCTAATTCTGTACACACTAACAAAAGTAGCAGCAGTATAAGCTTAGATATGGATTCTTCCTCTGTTACTGATAAAATTGAAAGtgggaataataataataataataagtctAATGTTACTCCTATggacaagaaaagaaaattcagAGAAGGGTCTTCTTCTATGACTTCTGCTCATTCTAAGGTAATTCAAATTTTCCATTTATGTGCTTTAAAGTTATTCATCTTCTTGATTAATTTCTTGGAATTGGGATTAATAATTActctgtttttttcttcttcttttcttattagAATGTAAAACAGAGTGATAAtgggaaaaagaagaaaatcaatAGCAAATTAGTAGCTAAAGATGAGAAGAAAGCTAATGAAGAAGCACCAACAGGCTACATTCATGTTAGAGCAAGAAGGGGCCAGGCAACTGATAGCCATAGTCTTGCTGAAAGGGTACAATTTTACTTTTGCCCCTTTAATTATTACTGAAATTTACCAATGTACTGTGAAAATTGGGTTTGTGTTGAAAATTCCAACATTGGATAAAATGCTTCGCTTGAATTCAAaacttataattaaaaatagaggagtatttatcattttatcatattgtAGAAAAATTATTACTAGTATTACTACAACTTATTATTCATGTGCTACAGTTTTTTCACTGTTTAACTTGTGATATGATTTCAGGTAAGGAGAGAAAAAATAAGTGAAAGGATGAAGATATTGCAATCTCTTGTTCCTGGTTGTGACAAGGTAAATGACAAAGTTAATTcagtaatttattttcttttatttgtctTTCCATGTACAGTGGAGTGGCACTTTTTCAAGAAATTAGTAtttatatctcttttcattttaaattataattcttCTGACAATTTTCATGTGACTTGAATGAGATCAGGTAACTGGAAAGGCCCTTATGCTGGATGAGATAATCAATTATGTCCAATCTTTGCAAAACCAAGTTGAGGTAAAGagagataattaattaataatttcttttatatttaatattttataattaaaatattagtactaaattattatattatgtgTTTCCCATGTTTCAGTTTCTCTCAATGAAACTTACTTCTTTGAATCCAATGTACTATGACTTTGGAATGGACTTAGATGCACTCATGGTAAGACCTGATGACCAGGTAAGCTAGCGTTTGACAATAGATTTtgaaagtatatttttaaattttttgtttgatcatgaaattcaagttttaaaaactttaattttttttaaaagtaaaatattatgttcaaatataatttcaaattttcaagtttcaactatTAATTGActcttttcttttatgatttctttttttccaGAGTTTGAGTGGCTTGGAGACACAAGTGGCAAATATTCAGCAAGGTAGCACAACTACTACATCACAGGCAGCTGAAGTTATTGTTAACACTAATAGTGGCTATCCAGTTTTGGATAATTCAACATCACTCATGTTTCAACAAGCCCATTTCCCTAATTCTATTCCTCAGGTATTGCCTATTCATTGAATATACTTAtagtttttattatacatagtCACCAAATAGACAAAcacctaaaaaaaaaaaaaactaatgatGGAATTGATATCAAACATTTTGATGACACATTATAACATGTAATACTTAGGTTAGTTACTATTTTTATCAGGCTATCAACTAATCATATATAATTACTATAAGGATTTACCTGTAATTACCTTACAAGtagtatataattttatatttatcaaCGTCGGTACATAAAAAAATACTGTAGAATATGATTAAGAAATAGTATAGAGCTAGGTAATATACATGATGTGAAATTTTCTAACATGGAaaagtacatatatatatatatatattatatatatatttttacagGGTAATGGACAGCTCTTATGGGGTGCAGATGACCaaagacaaaaaataataaatcagTCGGGATTCATCAATAACTTTTGTTCTTTCCATTAATGTAGCACCAGGCCCCTCCTGCCCTGCCCTACACAACATTTGGTGAGCTATCCATCCTTGTTTTAATTAGTAACAATTcaagtggaaaaaaaatatcacaaCATTTTAATTTATCTCTACAAATAATTTGAGCTGACAATTATTTTGTTGGTTTGTGCAGGGAGATCCACTAAACCTGACAATAGCTAGCTAGCTAGCCTCTAGTATATAATAACCTGTGCATGGAGATTATATTGTAAAATCACCCTATTATCAAGAAATTAAATGAATGGAAGCCAAAAGAGTACTTAGAAGTCATCAGCTAGCTGAAGGAAGAATTATTTGAGACAGATCTTTTTGGGAGATCCTTTTGATTATTGGTTGTGTCCAATATTTGACTTATAATTACTGAATCTATTGCAAGCACAACTTCCTAGAGCCATGTGATGATGATGGTGGTGCGTGGTTAAAATCCTAGCTTAGCTAgattagagagaaaaaaatgtactatttttttttacatcttCTTCATCTTGTATTACCATGTGTACTTAGTTATGATAATATGATTGTTGCTTTAATTAATGATgttatctttaatttttatgttattacaATGAGTGATTGAGACAGAATATTTCACCAAGaagatacaaaatataaaaaaggttagagtatatatttaaaattgatattaattttatatatacgGTATAATTTTTAATGAACCTCTTATTATCACTGGCGGAGTCACCTTATAATTAGGGGTTCATTCAAATCACCTTGatagaaaattatactatttatatataattaaaatattttttttatttaaatataataaatgtcGAACCCTCTTCGATTAGTTCGTACGTCTACTTTTGAACCCCTTAGTCAAAATCCTACTCCCCATTGCTTACTATATATACCCTAGAATTTGATATGTTTACGTTTGTAGTTAGTAATTTATATTGGTATTTAGAGGCCGTTTGAATTGGCCTATAAGCtgtttttcaacttttttgagtgtttggctggctaacttaaagtcattttgtgcttaaaataagctcaATAAATAGatgggtttatttggatgaacttattttaagcagtttataagttgaaaacagcttataagtcaaaaaaaaagttggtctacacctactttttttttaacttataagcagttttcaacttataaactgcttaaaaataaatcaattcaaacatGCTCTTAATGTGTTATTTTGGGATTAACATGATTGGTGAGCATAAAAGATGGAGAGTTAGTTGTTTTCATATCTATGGTTGTACGATGGAATCTTTGTGTGTTATGCTACATTAACCCTAGCTAGGCTCTAGGTTAACGGATCTACTGTGCCTTTACCTGTTCACCCGCTATCTTGGAGAAAAGACTTAGTCAAATTCTACTGTTTTCTCTAGTACTATATTGcattaataacaacaataacaacccagtgtaatcccacatcttggggtctggggagggtaaagtgtacgcagacctgactcctaccaatgtaggacggctgtttccgaaagaccctcgg
It contains:
- the LOC129894969 gene encoding transcription factor BC1-like isoform X1, whose protein sequence is MSAFSSHQLQYNNPFVLDSVFLPSSPIKMSGLFEEPNNPCIVQNCFPQFYQQQFPANNVIVHENSFCLHQTTNVSHDEPNSVHTNKSSSSISLDMDSSSVTDKIESGNNNNNNKSNVTPMDKKRKFREGSSSMTSAHSKNVKQSDNGKKKKINSKLVAKDEKKANEEAPTGYIHVRARRGQATDSHSLAERVRREKISERMKILQSLVPGCDKVTGKALMLDEIINYVQSLQNQVEFLSMKLTSLNPMYYDFGMDLDALMVRPDDQSLSGLETQVANIQQGSTTTTSQAAEVIVNTNSGYPVLDNSTSLMFQQAHFPNSIPQGNGQLLWGADDQRQKIINQSGFINNFCSFH
- the LOC129894969 gene encoding transcription factor BC1-like isoform X2, which codes for MSAFSSHQLQYNNPFVLDSVFLPSSPIKMSGLFEEPNNPCIVQNCFPQFYQQQFPANNVIVHENSFCLHQTTNVSHDEPNSVHTNKSSSSISLDMDSSSVTDKIESGNNNNNNKSNVTPMDKKRKFREGSSSMTSAHSKNVKQSDNGKKKKINSKLVAKDEKKANEEAPTGYIHVRARRGQATDSHSLAERVRREKISERMKILQSLVPGCDKVTGKALMLDEIINYVQSLQNQVEFLSMKLTSLNPMYYDFGMDLDALMVRPDDQSLSGLETQVANIQQGSTTTTSQAAEVIVNTNSGYPVLDNSTSLMFQQAHFPNSIPQHQAPPALPYTTFGRSTKPDNS